One Homo sapiens chromosome 3, GRCh38.p14 Primary Assembly genomic window carries:
- the LOC124909474 gene encoding uncharacterized protein LOC124909474, producing MESPPFGLVSSQQLAQSAVGCWVRLAAAGPAQQSRGDSLHLRSAGRRGLALGPLSVRAGLAETALGSENRGRAWPGPGTAATSFLPSEAVSSSAPGLSTVCCPPLQCALSGAASGVRLACLTSLPSGRKISELYSIKEKREAQKTPRLISHYLELVFTEGGGVSYGKEGETRLQARLGTTFLPPTHFWPKYDRKNNRNQPTLSSPSSDRCGAQRHNSVDLES from the exons ATGGAAAGCCCCCCGTTTGGGCTGGTCTCAAGTCAGCAGCTCGCCCAAAGTGCGGTCGGATGCTGGGTCCGGCTGGCCGCGGCGGGCCCCGCGCAGCAGTCCCGCGGGGACTCACTGCATCTTCGCTCCGCCGGACGCCGGGGACTCGCGCTCGGCCCGCTCAGTGTCCGGGCTGGCCTGGCCGAGACGGCGCTGGGCTCCGAGAACAGGGGACGGGCATGGCCGGGTCCGGGAACCGCCGCTACCTCATTTCTTCCCTCCGAGGCGGTGTCCAGCTCCGCTCCCGGGCTCTCCACGGTCTGCTGCCCGCCTTTGCAGTGCGCCCTCTCCGGTGCTGCGAGCGGCGTCCGGCTCGCCTGCCTCACATCCTTGCCGTCCGGGAGGAAGATCTCGG aatTGTATTCcattaaagaaaagagagaggcacAGAAAACACCAAGGCTTATCTCTCACTATCTTGAGCTCGTATTCACAG AAGGAGGTGGTGTATCGTATGGGAAAGAAGGAGAGACCAGACTGCAAGCTCGCCTTGGAACAACTTTTCTGCCACCAACTCATTTTTGGCCAAAGTATGAcaggaaaaacaacagaaaccaacccactctttcctctccttcctcagacAGATGTGGAGCCCAGAGGCACAACAGTGTGGACTTGGAAAGCTGA
- the FAM43A gene encoding protein FAM43A, whose protein sequence is MLPWKKHKFELLAEAPPRQASKPKGYAVSLHYSALSSLARACPEGALSRVGSMFRSKRKKLHITSEDPTYTVLYLGNATTIQARGDGCTDLAVGKIWSKSEAGRQGTKMKLTVSAQGIRMVHAEERALRRPGHLYLLHRVTYCVADARLPKVFAWVYRHELKHKAVMLRCHAVLVSKPEKAQAMALLLYQTSANALAEFKRLKRRDDARHQQQELVGAHTIPLVPLRKLLLHGPCCYKPPVERSRSAPKLGSITEDLLGEQLEQELQEEEEEEQPEGCPEEEENRAAEGDPAEEEAEAQRALVVAMHFECGDLLDTLENGRGEALGGGGGSLGPGAGPPPLLLGSASDMKAELSQLISDLGELSFGNDVRTLQADLRVTRLLSGDSTGSESSIEGGGPDATSATAGDSSRQADGASADEPHSG, encoded by the coding sequence ATGCTGCCGTGGAAGAAGCACAAGTTCGAGCTGCTGGCCGAGGCGCCGCCGCGGCAGGCGTCCAAGCCCAAGGGCTACGCTGTGAGCCTGCACTACTCGGCGCTCAGCTCGCTGGCGCGGGCGTGCCCCGAAGGCGCGCTTAGCCGGGTGGGCAGCATGTTCCGCTCCAAGCGCAAGAAGCTGCACATCACTAGCGAGGACCCAACTTACACCGTGCTCTACCTGGGCAATGCCACCACCATCCAGGCGCGCGGCGACGGCTGCACCGACCTTGCTGTGGGCAAGATCTGGAGCAAGAGCGAGGCGGGCCGTCAGGGCACCAAGATGAAGCTGACGGTGAGTGCGCAGGGTATCCGCATGGTGCACGCCGAGGAGCGCGCGCTGCGCCGCCCGGGCCACCTCTACCTGCTGCACCGCGTCACCTACTGCGTGGCCGACGCGCGGCTGCCCAAGGTCTTCGCCTGGGTGTACCGGCACGAGCTGAAGCACAAGGCCGTGATGCTGCGCTGCCACGCCGTGCTGGTGTCCAAGCCCGAAAAGGCGCAGGCCATGGCCCTGCTGCTCTACCAGACGTCGGCCAACGCGCTGGCGGAATTTAAACGCCTCAAGCGGCGGGACGACGCGCGTCACCAGCAGCAGGAGCTGGTGGGCGCACACACCATCCCGCTAGTGCCGCTGCGCAAGCTGCTCCTACACGGACCCTGCTGCTATAAACCGCCGGTGGAGCGCAGCCGCAGCGCGCCCAAGCTTGGCTCCATCACCGAGGACCTGCTCGGCGAACAGCTGGAGCAGGAgctgcaggaggaagaggaagaggagcaaCCCGAGGGCTGCCCGGAGGAGGAGGAGAACCGTGCGGCAGAGGGAGATCCAGCAGAGGAGGAGGCCGAGGCGCAGCGTGCGCTAGTGGTCGCCATGCACTTTGAGTGCGGGGACTTGTTGGATACTCTGGAGAATGGCCGTGGGGAGGCGCTAGGAGGCGGCGGGGGCTCCCTGGGCCCGGGGGCCGGGCCGCCGCCTCTGCTGCTGGGCAGCGCCTCCGACATGAAGGCTGAGCTGTCGCAACTTATTAGCGACCTGGGCGAGCTCAGCTTCGGCAACGACGTGCGCACCCTGCAGGCCGACTTGCGGGTGACGCGCCTGCTGTCAGGCGACAGCACGGGCAGCGAGAGCTCCATCGAGGGCGGGGGCCCTGACGCCACCTCCGCCACCGCCGGGGACTCGTCCCGCCAGGCCGACGGCGCCAGTGCAGACGAGCCCCACTCGGGCTGA